One Salvia splendens isolate huo1 chromosome 22, SspV2, whole genome shotgun sequence DNA segment encodes these proteins:
- the LOC121786951 gene encoding uncharacterized protein LOC121786951, which yields MSSMTKAVKSLQLTPQPQAVAVMRCGLCQGGHHTDQCSSLQGPPIEDVNYIGNNGQGFNQGNQYSNQQNWRPQQSNWNQSGPSNNSGNQWRTNTQPPGYEKKPSVEDQLGQILSFMTKSQKENESFKERTVEKFGQMEATLRNLETQIGQIATASHTRIPNAIPSDTVPNPKGFEQCKAVKLRSGKDLESPIMLDAQNGSNILHAGADKLFGSQTSHAGADEGIEWATTEAREGQQEKEESTMSDIHKKNPLSPAMDPKCPFNFSDFIPPPPFPVENKKKGRKIIQEKGLDWMMNIIRKVNVDVSLVDLFLHFPKFSKFFKDLIAKKEKIQDDGVVILSAFCSQFVKGKMPAKRRDPGSCVIPCEMGDKEFPKCLLDQGSGISLMALKTARSIGLEARIEPIDIDLQLADHSIVKPKGIIEDVLVKVDRFVLPVDFIVLEMEEDKDMPILFGRPFLATGDVVIETKTNTVMFRVDGENVVIKQEKAGKRLLEPG from the coding sequence ATGTCGTCGATGACAAAGGCAGTGAAATCGCTGCAACTGACTCCTCAACCCCAAGCAGTGGCAGTGATGAGATGTGGATTGTGTCAAGGAGGGCATCATACTGATCAATGCTCTAGTCTTCAAGGACCACCAATCGAGGATGTGAACTACATTGGCAACAATGGCCAAGGGTTTAACCAAGGCAACCAATACAGCAATCAGCAGAATTGGAGGCCTCAGCAATCGAACTGGAATCAAAGTGGTCCTAGCAACAACTCGGGGAACCAATGGAGGACAAACACTCAACCCccgggttatgagaagaagccatcGGTAGAAGATCAATTGGGACAGATACTCTCCTTCATGACcaagagtcaaaaggagaatgaGAGCTTCAAAGAAAGGACGGTAGAGAAGTTTGGTCAGATGGAGGCTACATTGAGGAATCTCGAGACTCAAATTGGGCAGATTGCTACAGCATCTCACACAAGAATTCCTAATGCTATCCCGAGTGATACGGTGCCCAATCCTAAAGGTTTTGAACAGTGCAAGGCAGTTAAGTTAAGAAGTGGAAAGGATCTTGAGTCTCCAATCATGCTAGATGCACAAAATGGCTCGAACATCttgcacgcaggggcggacaaGTTGTTTGGCTCACAAacctcgcacgcaggggcggacgagggGATTGAGTGGGCTACTACCGAAGCTAGGGAAGGtcaacaagaaaaagaagagtcAACCATGAGTGATATCCACAAGAAGAATCCACTAAGTCCGGCAATGGACCCGAAGTGTCCATttaatttttcagattttatcCCGCCACCACCTTTCCCAGTCGAGAATAAGAAGAAGggtaggaaaataattcaagagaAAGGACTCGATTGGATGATGAACATTATCAGGAAAGTTAATGTAGATGTGTCCCTGGTAGATTTGTTCCTACACTTTCCTAAATTCTCCAAGTTTTTTAAGGATCTTATTGCGAAAAAGGAGAAGATACAAGACGATGGTGTGGTGATATTGAGCGCATTTTGCTCACAATTTGTGAAGGGAAAGATGCCGGCAAAGAGAAGAGACCCTGGAAGCTGTGTGATCCCATGTGAGATGGGAGATAAGGAGTTCCCAAAGTGCCTACTTGATCAAGGCTCGGGAATATCATTGATGGCTCTGAAAACCGCACGGTCAATCGGTCTAGAAGCGAGGATTGAACCAATCGACATTGACCTACAATTGGCGGATCATTCAATTGTGAAACCAAAAGGTATCATCGAGGATGTCTTGGTGAAGGTTGATAGATTTGTACTCCCGGTTGACTTCATTGTCCTAGAGATGGAAGAGGACAAGGATATGCCTATCCTATTTGGTAGGCCATTTTTAGCAACCGGTGATGTTGTGATAGAGACCAAGACAAATACGGTCATGTTTCGAGTAGATGGAGAGaatgtggtgatcaagcaagagAAGGCGGGGAAGCGCCTATTGGAGCCTGGATAG
- the LOC121785751 gene encoding pyruvate kinase 1, cytosolic, with amino-acid sequence MHSTHLLLEEPIRMATILEPSKASFFPAMTKIVGTLGPRSKSVEVISSCLKTGMSVARFDFSWGDADSHQETLENLKTAIKSTKKLCAVMLDTVGAEMQVVNKRETSITLKAEDKVILTPDQGQEATSDVLPINFAGLAKAMKKGDTIFVGQYLFTGSETTSVWLEVDEVKGDDVVCVIKNSATLAGSLFTLHASQIRIDLPTLSEKDKEVISTWGVKNKIDFLSLSYTRHASDVREAREFLSKHGDLSQTQIFAKIENVEGLTHFDEILQEADGIILSRGNLGIDLPPEKVFLFQKSAVYKCNMAGKPAVVTRVVDSMTDNLRPTRAEATDVANAVLDGCDAILLGAETLRGLYPVETISTVGKICFEAEKVFNQDQYFKRTVKFVGEPMSHLESIASSAVRAALKVKASVIICFTSSGRAARLIAKYRPTMPVLSVVIPRLKTNQLKWSFSGAFEARQSLIVRGLFPLLADPRHPAGSTNATNESVLKVALDHGKASGVIKSHDRVVVCQKVGDASVVKIIELED; translated from the exons ATGCATTCAACTCACTTGCTGCTCGAGGAGCCAATCCGGATGGCCACCATCCTCGAGCCATCCAAAGCG aGTTTCTTCCCTGCTATGACGAAGATCGTCGGGACGCTTGGCCCGCGCTCTAAATCCGTCGAAGTTATTTCCTCTTGCCTGAAGACTGGAATGTCCG ttgcaagatttgatttttcatGGGGGGACGCGGATTCTCACCAGGAGACTTTGGAGAATCTGAAGACTGCTATCAAGAGCACTAAGAAGCTCTGTGCT GTAATGTTAGATACGGTGGGTGCTGAAATGCAAGTTGTTAACAAACGCGAGACATCTATAACGCTTAAAGCCGAAGACAAGGTTATTTTGACTCCTGATCAAGGTCAAGAAGCAACATCTGATGTTCTGCCTATCAACTTCGCTGGGTTGGCCAAG GCTATGAAGAAGGGAGACACCATTTTTGTCGGGCAGTACCTATTCACGGGAAGTGAGACTACTTCTGTTTGGCTTGAG GTTGATGAAGTAAAGGGTGATGACGTGGTTTGTGTTATCAAGAATTCTGCAACCTTGGCAGGATCTCTATTTACATTgcatgcttcacaaattcgaattgaTCTGCCTACTCTATCTGAAAAGGACAAGGAG GTTATCAGTACTTGGGGTGTtaagaataaaatagattttCTTTCGCTATCATACACGCGCCATGCATCGGATGTCCGTGAG GCCCGTGAATTTCTTTCAAAGCATGGTGATCTGAGTCAGACTCAAATATTTGCTAAAATTGAAAATGTAGAG GGTTTAACCCATTTTGACGAGATCCTACAGGAGGCTGATGGTATCATCCTCTCTCGTGGAAATCTTGGCATTGACCTCCCACCTGAGAAG GTGTTCTTGTTTCAGAAGTCTGCTGTTTACAAATGTAACATGGCTGGAAAGCCTGCAGTGGTAACTCGTGTTGTTGATAGCATGACTGACAATTTGAGGCCCACTCGTGCTGAGGCAACTGATGTTGCTAATGCTGTTTTGGATG GATGTGATGCAATTCTTCTTGGTGCTGAGACCTTGCGTGGGTTGTATCCCGTAGAAACTATTTCTACCGTTGGGAAAATCTGTTTTGAG GCAGAGAAGGTCTTCAATCAAGATCAGTACTTCAAGAGGACTGTGAAGTTTGTTGGTGAACCAATGAGCCATTTGGAATCTATTGCTTCCTCTGCG GTCCGTGCGGCCCTTAAAGTGAAGGCATCTGTCATCATATGCTTTACATCATCTGGAAGAGCTGCAAG ATTGATAGCGAAGTACAGGCCAACAATGCCCGTGTTATCTGTTGTCATCCCTCGGCTAAAGACTAATCAACTGAAGTGGAGTTTTAGTGGTGCATTTGAG GCAAGGCAATCACTTATAGTACGAGGTCTTTTCCCTCTACTCGCTGATCCTCGACATCCA GCTGGGTCCACAAACGCGACAAATGAGTCTGTTCTGAAGGTTGCACTTGATCACGGGAAGGCCTCTGGAGTTATCAAGTCCCATGACCGAGTGGTCGTGTGCCAGAAGGTCGGAGATGCTTCTGTGGTGAAGATCATCGAACTCGAAGATTAA
- the LOC121787562 gene encoding F-box protein PP2-A15-like, with protein sequence MGASLSNLGENGSGSGGPGLGDIPESCVACVFLYLSPPEICNLARLNRSFRGAASSDAVWEAKLPSNYHHLLQLLSNSGVCESLSKKDIFAFLARPNPLDYGNKLVWVDRNAGRVCMSISAKGMGITGIDDRRYWNWVPTEESRFNVVAYLQQIWWFEVDGSVTFPFPPDIYTLSFRIHLGRFSRRLGRRISHFDDTHGWDIKPVRFELSTSDGQHASSKCFLDDTREADANGSYKRGCWIEYKVGEFLVNGSYPPTEVRFSMKQIDCTHSKGGLCVDSVLIMPSENRRGGTLK encoded by the exons ATGGGGGCATCATTGTCGAATTTGGGGGAAAACGGGTCGGGCAGCGGCGGGCCGGGTTTGGGGGACATACCGGAGAGCTGCGTCGCGTGCGTCTTCCTCTACCTCTCGCCGCCGGAGATATGCAATTTAGCTCGCCTGAACCGCTCCTTCCGCGGCGCCGCGTCGTCCGACGCCGTGTGGGAGGCCAAGCTCCCCTCCAAttaccaccacctcctccagcTCCTGTCGAACTCCGGCGTTTGCGAGAGCCTCTCCAAAAAGGACATCTTCGCCTTCCTCGCGCGCCCTAACCCCTTGGACTACGGCAACAAG TTGGTATGGGTGGACAGAAATGCTGGGAGGGTTTGCATGTCAATATCAGCTAAGGGAATGGGAATCACTGGCATCGATGACAGGAGATATTGGAACTGGGTTCCTACCGAAGAATCCAG ATTCAATGTTGTAGCATATTTGCAGCAAATATGGTGGTTTGAAGTTGATGGCTCAGTAACATTCCCTTTCCCACCAGATATATACACTCTGTCGTTTAGGATACACCTCGGGAGATTTTCCAGGAGGCTGGGGCGTCGCATCTCCCACTTTGATGACACCCATGGCTGGGATATCAAGCCCGTACGGTTTGAGCTGTCTACTTCAGATGGCCAACACGCATCAAGCAAGTGCTTCCTAGACGACACACGCGAGGCCGATGCTAACGGAAGTTACAAAAGAGGTTGTTGGATCGAGTACAAGGTGGGTGAGTTCCTAGTTAACGGGTCATATCCACCCACCGAGGTAAGGTTCTCGATGAAACAGATCGACTGCACGCATTCTAAAGGCGGCCTCTGCGTCGATTCGGTGTTGATCATGCCCAGTGAGAATAGAAGAGGAGGGACATTGAAGTGA